In a genomic window of Sulfurisphaera tokodaii str. 7:
- a CDS encoding NUDIX hydrolase — translation MNECKAAVVALISANGKILLIKRKENKNDPWSGHIALPGGRREGNEECSFTAIRECLEEVGIRPCNLIELGIYYPNNMPTMLVKAYVSCIDKEVTLQIQKEEVDTAFWADINKLEKGKGDEYYFNGYRIWGMTYRILRDIIDKKIYEKCIQPGNNTS, via the coding sequence ATGAATGAATGTAAGGCTGCAGTCGTTGCTCTTATTTCTGCAAATGGTAAAATACTTTTAATCAAACGAAAAGAAAACAAAAATGATCCTTGGAGCGGTCATATTGCATTGCCTGGAGGAAGAAGAGAAGGAAATGAAGAATGCTCATTCACTGCAATTAGAGAGTGTTTAGAAGAAGTAGGAATAAGACCATGTAACTTAATTGAACTAGGTATTTATTATCCAAATAATATGCCTACGATGCTGGTTAAAGCTTATGTAAGTTGTATTGATAAAGAAGTTACATTGCAAATTCAAAAAGAAGAAGTTGATACAGCTTTTTGGGCAGATATTAACAAACTTGAAAAAGGGAAGGGGGACGAATATTATTTTAATGGTTATCGTATTTGGGGTATGACATATAGAATATTAAGGGATATTATAGACAAAAAAATATACGAAAAATGTATTCAGCCAGGCAACAATACATCATAA
- a CDS encoding metallophosphoesterase family protein: MLIASTSDIHSPKYLTQFFMAYNNIRNVKIDLFLLAGDLVNEGEYNHFYPIYDVLKKYTTVAVFGNEDFAEKREYYRKYFDKIIWLEDEVAKLDINGKKVTIVGSEGVLEEPTKWQKLNGFDEEFYRKRKEKILRMLCEDGDLKILLTHYASSFSTVVGERKSAYPQLGDRIIEEAECLPHIAIHGHAHYAKITFSVVRNVRVYNVALPANKKIVLIQTF, translated from the coding sequence ATGCTTATAGCTTCTACGTCAGATATTCATTCACCAAAATATCTTACGCAATTCTTTATGGCATATAATAATATCAGAAATGTAAAAATAGACTTATTCCTCCTAGCTGGTGATCTAGTTAATGAAGGTGAGTATAATCATTTCTATCCTATATATGATGTCTTGAAAAAGTATACTACAGTTGCAGTGTTTGGTAATGAGGATTTTGCAGAAAAAAGAGAATATTATAGGAAATATTTTGATAAGATCATATGGCTTGAAGATGAAGTTGCTAAATTGGATATCAATGGAAAAAAAGTAACTATAGTAGGAAGTGAAGGTGTATTAGAGGAACCAACTAAATGGCAAAAACTTAACGGATTTGATGAAGAATTCTACAGAAAAAGAAAGGAGAAAATTCTTAGAATGTTATGTGAAGATGGAGATCTAAAAATATTATTAACTCATTATGCCTCAAGTTTTTCTACTGTGGTTGGGGAAAGAAAGAGTGCTTATCCACAGTTAGGTGATAGAATTATTGAAGAGGCAGAATGTTTGCCACATATCGCAATACATGGCCATGCACATTATGCAAAAATAACATTTAGCGTGGTCAGGAACGTGAGGGTTTATAATGTAGCTTTACCGGCAAATAAAAAAATTGTATTGATTCAGACTTTCTGA
- a CDS encoding peroxiredoxin, giving the protein MVKLYSKFPDVQVLTTKGPIDFYKDIFGKGKWLFLFAHPADFTPVCTTEFVAFSQKYEEFKKLGVELVGLSVDSIYSHIQWLMDIEQRYGVKVPFPVIADPDKKLARMLDALDEASGQTIRIVVLASPDGIIRFVAQYPMEFGRNIDELLRITKAAIVNYKAKVVLPANWQPGQDVIVPPPAIFDEAEMRIKLPNAKAWYLLFKKYEELPPDQKV; this is encoded by the coding sequence ATGGTCAAACTATACTCTAAGTTCCCAGATGTTCAAGTATTAACAACAAAAGGTCCAATTGATTTCTACAAAGATATATTTGGTAAAGGAAAATGGTTATTCCTATTCGCTCATCCAGCAGACTTTACACCAGTATGTACAACAGAATTTGTAGCATTCTCGCAAAAGTATGAGGAATTCAAAAAACTTGGTGTAGAACTTGTTGGACTAAGTGTTGATAGTATTTACTCTCATATACAATGGTTAATGGATATTGAACAGAGATACGGCGTAAAAGTACCATTCCCAGTAATAGCAGACCCAGACAAGAAATTAGCAAGGATGTTAGATGCATTAGATGAGGCCTCCGGTCAAACTATAAGAATTGTTGTTCTAGCATCACCGGATGGAATAATCAGATTTGTTGCTCAATATCCAATGGAGTTTGGAAGAAATATTGACGAATTGTTAAGAATAACTAAAGCTGCAATAGTTAACTATAAAGCAAAAGTAGTACTTCCAGCAAATTGGCAACCTGGTCAAGACGTTATAGTACCGCCACCAGCCATATTTGATGAAGCAGAAATGAGAATCAAATTACCAAATGCAAAAGCATGGTACTTATTATTCAAGAAATATGAAGAACTTCCACCAGATCAGAAAGTCTGA
- a CDS encoding endonuclease V, with product MEDYIIDFLIKFQKLIAKNVKIQHLGIENVKRICGTDIAYKGNIGYAVAVKEEEGKIEYNLVKGDVFFPYIPTFLFVREAPLMIKAVEKYECDLILVDGHGLTHPRKSGIATVIGVLLDKPTIGVAKSRLTGDLVVENNITYVILHGEKLGVKVGKYFFSIGNKTDLSDVIDLAKKGYPKVLKLADKLSKDLKKKE from the coding sequence ATGGAGGACTATATTATAGATTTTCTTATAAAATTTCAAAAGTTAATAGCAAAAAATGTGAAAATTCAGCATCTTGGAATAGAAAATGTTAAAAGAATTTGTGGAACAGATATTGCTTATAAGGGAAATATTGGATATGCTGTTGCTGTAAAAGAAGAAGAAGGAAAAATTGAATATAATCTCGTAAAAGGGGATGTCTTTTTTCCTTATATACCAACATTTCTTTTCGTAAGAGAAGCTCCCTTGATGATAAAAGCTGTGGAAAAATATGAGTGTGATTTAATTTTAGTAGATGGACATGGCTTAACACATCCTAGAAAGAGTGGGATAGCTACAGTCATTGGTGTTTTATTAGATAAACCGACTATAGGTGTGGCTAAATCTAGGTTAACTGGAGATCTAGTAGTAGAAAATAATATAACTTATGTTATTCTTCATGGTGAAAAGTTAGGTGTAAAAGTAGGAAAGTATTTTTTTAGCATAGGTAATAAGACGGATCTTTCTGACGTAATAGATTTAGCTAAGAAAGGATATCCTAAAGTATTGAAACTCGCGGATAAACTTTCAAAAGATTTGAAGAAAAAAGAATAA
- a CDS encoding cysteine hydrolase family protein: MKVELPPIPEEKEVLLSPSDTALLIVDMQNDFVRKEGKLYVPNAETTIPAIRNLIDKARNANALIIYTQDWHMKDDPEFKIWGEHALAGTWGAEIVEELKPEKDDFIIKKYRYDAFFETPLDYILRVKGIKNIIVTGTVANICVLHTAGSAALRWYNVVMVKDGISAITEFDYYATLRQVDFLYKGKITDSSGVKFITRM; encoded by the coding sequence ATGAAAGTTGAACTACCTCCAATTCCAGAGGAAAAAGAAGTTTTACTTTCTCCCTCTGACACAGCATTACTTATTGTAGATATGCAAAATGATTTCGTAAGAAAGGAAGGTAAATTATATGTTCCTAATGCAGAGACTACAATACCAGCAATAAGGAATCTAATAGATAAGGCAAGAAATGCAAATGCTCTGATAATATATACTCAAGATTGGCACATGAAAGATGACCCAGAATTTAAAATTTGGGGAGAACATGCACTAGCTGGTACTTGGGGAGCTGAAATAGTAGAAGAGCTTAAACCAGAAAAAGATGATTTTATAATAAAGAAATATCGTTATGATGCTTTCTTTGAGACACCCTTAGACTATATTTTAAGGGTTAAAGGAATTAAGAATATAATAGTAACTGGTACAGTAGCGAATATTTGTGTTTTACATACTGCTGGAAGTGCTGCGTTAAGATGGTATAATGTAGTTATGGTAAAAGACGGGATTTCAGCGATAACGGAATTCGACTACTATGCAACACTAAGACAAGTAGATTTTCTATATAAAGGAAAAATTACCGACTCATCTGGAGTAAAATTTATTACTAGAATGTAG
- a CDS encoding DHH family phosphoesterase, with translation MDYYAIVHNDFDGTASAAVYARAVNDLPKKVFFTEPTKIHNFLSKLELRGVNNIMIADIGINASTFDSILQSLKRLISQGAKIQWFDHHVWKEEWKKTLSDIGVEVYHDTSTCGAGVIVKYLNPNDEFSKKLTSADCSVDIWLHDDPMGEKLRRVVESNRDYSWKEYLIKKFYQGILWDEEFEKILVDQIDKELKGYEKLPKYIRVLNINGKNVVVAVRWKGPPDISYASQFLMNRYNAVVFASINGKAISFRSNLIEVRKYAEKLGGGGHPLAAGAGLKAPFWRFLLHKLGYRKPLLDWVSNIVINVINEIGYVPYQRKDIRI, from the coding sequence ATGGATTATTACGCTATAGTGCATAATGATTTTGATGGTACTGCATCTGCTGCCGTATACGCTAGAGCTGTAAATGATCTTCCTAAAAAAGTATTTTTTACTGAACCTACTAAGATTCATAACTTTTTGAGTAAGTTGGAATTAAGAGGAGTAAATAACATAATGATAGCAGACATTGGTATTAATGCCTCAACGTTTGATAGTATACTTCAAAGCTTAAAGAGGCTAATTTCACAAGGAGCAAAAATTCAATGGTTTGATCATCATGTTTGGAAAGAAGAATGGAAGAAAACGCTTTCAGATATTGGCGTAGAAGTTTATCATGATACTTCTACTTGTGGTGCTGGAGTTATTGTAAAATATTTAAATCCTAACGACGAGTTTTCTAAGAAATTAACTAGTGCAGATTGTTCTGTAGATATTTGGTTACATGATGACCCTATGGGGGAGAAACTAAGAAGAGTTGTTGAATCTAACAGAGATTATAGTTGGAAGGAGTATCTTATAAAAAAGTTTTATCAAGGAATATTATGGGATGAAGAGTTTGAGAAAATTCTCGTAGATCAAATAGATAAAGAATTAAAAGGATATGAGAAATTACCAAAATATATTAGAGTTCTTAATATAAATGGAAAGAATGTTGTTGTCGCTGTAAGATGGAAAGGTCCGCCAGATATAAGTTATGCATCACAGTTCTTAATGAATAGATATAACGCTGTAGTATTTGCTTCTATTAATGGTAAGGCTATATCATTTAGGAGTAATTTGATTGAGGTCAGAAAATATGCAGAAAAGTTAGGTGGTGGTGGACATCCTTTAGCTGCTGGTGCTGGGTTAAAAGCTCCATTTTGGAGGTTCTTGCTTCATAAATTAGGTTATAGAAAACCTTTGTTAGATTGGGTGAGTAATATTGTAATTAATGTAATTAATGAGATAGGTTATGTGCCTTATCAAAGAAAAGACATAAGGATATAA
- a CDS encoding DUF763 domain-containing protein: MKLEGIADLPLHTGHVPPWLAQIMKRLSKAIIDIMVIEWGPEKVVERLSNPLWFQGFNNIIGMDWDSSGSTTVTLGILKEVIKPEEEGIAFLGGKGRNAIKVPEELFILSKKFDLDYEKLVRASRLVAKVDSVLIQDSHTLYHHSFMVTTTGKWGIIQQGMNIETRFARRYHWKETENFVSEPHSGIAGTKQNLAINVVEKDKENTRKLIVDLVRERPSNIVGQVKRAMSMLKGQTTLDSFNKAFNVIISPQAKLIYMKPIDVNKIQNVLQQLYEYNPSNLEEVLLNGLGPSTARALYLVADLIYNEPPSYNDPVNYPYDPFKYAFASGGKDGIPFPVNRKVAWEVIYTLEDIIEKAKLERKDKDFALNKLKEMVKYGDKERS, from the coding sequence GTGAAATTAGAAGGAATAGCGGATTTACCGCTACATACTGGTCATGTTCCTCCATGGTTAGCTCAAATTATGAAAAGATTAAGTAAAGCCATTATAGATATTATGGTCATTGAATGGGGACCAGAAAAAGTTGTAGAAAGGCTTTCTAACCCATTATGGTTTCAAGGATTTAACAATATTATAGGAATGGATTGGGATTCTTCTGGTTCTACGACCGTAACTTTAGGAATACTAAAAGAAGTTATAAAACCTGAAGAGGAAGGAATAGCGTTTCTAGGAGGAAAAGGTAGAAATGCAATAAAAGTGCCAGAAGAGCTATTTATCCTTTCAAAAAAGTTCGACTTAGATTATGAAAAACTTGTGAGAGCTAGTAGATTAGTAGCTAAAGTCGATAGTGTGCTAATACAAGATTCTCACACTCTTTATCATCATTCTTTTATGGTAACAACAACAGGTAAGTGGGGTATAATACAACAGGGTATGAATATAGAAACTAGATTTGCAAGAAGATATCACTGGAAGGAAACAGAAAATTTTGTAAGTGAACCTCATTCTGGTATAGCTGGTACTAAGCAGAACCTAGCAATAAACGTAGTTGAAAAAGATAAAGAAAATACAAGAAAATTAATAGTAGATCTAGTTAGAGAAAGACCTTCTAATATTGTTGGTCAAGTTAAAAGAGCCATGTCTATGCTTAAAGGTCAAACTACCTTAGATTCTTTCAATAAAGCGTTCAACGTCATAATTTCTCCACAAGCTAAATTAATTTATATGAAGCCTATAGATGTAAACAAAATACAGAATGTATTACAGCAATTATATGAATATAATCCCTCAAATTTAGAGGAAGTTTTACTTAATGGACTAGGTCCCTCTACAGCGAGGGCATTATATTTGGTTGCTGATCTGATATATAATGAACCACCTTCATACAACGACCCGGTAAATTACCCATATGATCCATTTAAATATGCTTTTGCTAGTGGTGGTAAAGACGGAATTCCGTTTCCCGTAAATAGGAAAGTTGCATGGGAGGTTATTTATACACTAGAAGATATTATAGAAAAAGCTAAGCTTGAAAGGAAAGATAAAGATTTTGCCTTAAATAAATTAAAAGAGATGGTAAAGTATGGAGATAAAGAAAGGTCTTGA
- a CDS encoding citrate synthase/methylcitrate synthase translates to MEIKKGLEDVYVKETEITYIDGELGRLYYRGYSIYDLAEFSNFEEVSYLILYGKLPNREELNWFQEKLREERYLPDFIIKFLREVRKDAQPMDILRTAVSLLGIEDSKNDERTDIKGIKLISKFPTIVANYARLRKGLDIIEPDPKLSHSENFLYMLYGDRPNEIKSKAMDVTLILHIDHEMNASTFASLVVASTFSDLYSSIVAGISALKGPLHGGANYEALKMFKEIGSPEKVNDYILNRLSNKQRIMGFGHRVYKTYDPRARILKQYAKLLAEKEGGEIYTLYQIAEKVEEIGIKYLGPKGIYPNVDFFSSIVFYSLGFEPDFFPAVFASARVVGWVAHIMEYIKDNKIIRPKAYYKGEIGKKYIPIDSR, encoded by the coding sequence ATGGAGATAAAGAAAGGTCTTGAAGACGTTTATGTTAAAGAAACAGAGATAACATATATTGACGGGGAACTAGGTAGGTTATATTATAGAGGTTACTCCATATATGACTTGGCTGAATTCTCTAATTTTGAAGAAGTAAGTTACCTAATATTATATGGTAAATTACCAAATAGAGAAGAATTAAACTGGTTCCAGGAAAAGCTAAGGGAAGAAAGATACTTACCAGATTTTATAATAAAATTTCTAAGAGAAGTGAGAAAAGATGCCCAACCAATGGATATACTAAGAACTGCTGTGAGCTTACTTGGTATTGAAGATTCAAAAAATGATGAACGAACTGATATAAAGGGCATAAAATTAATTTCAAAATTCCCTACTATTGTAGCTAATTATGCAAGATTAAGAAAAGGGCTAGATATAATTGAGCCAGATCCTAAACTTTCACACTCGGAGAATTTCTTGTACATGCTATATGGAGATAGACCAAATGAAATAAAATCAAAGGCTATGGATGTCACATTAATCTTACATATTGATCATGAAATGAACGCATCAACCTTTGCCTCATTAGTTGTAGCCTCTACTTTTTCAGATTTATATTCTTCTATAGTAGCTGGGATATCAGCATTGAAAGGGCCTTTGCACGGAGGGGCAAACTATGAGGCACTAAAAATGTTTAAGGAAATTGGATCTCCCGAAAAAGTTAACGATTATATTCTAAATAGGCTTTCTAACAAACAAAGAATAATGGGATTTGGACATCGTGTTTATAAAACTTATGATCCAAGGGCAAGAATATTAAAACAGTATGCTAAACTATTAGCTGAAAAAGAAGGAGGAGAAATATATACTTTATATCAAATAGCTGAGAAAGTTGAAGAGATTGGAATAAAGTATTTAGGTCCTAAAGGTATATATCCTAATGTTGATTTCTTCTCCAGTATTGTTTTCTACTCTTTAGGTTTCGAGCCAGACTTCTTTCCGGCAGTTTTTGCTTCAGCCAGAGTAGTTGGCTGGGTTGCTCATATCATGGAGTATATAAAAGATAATAAGATAATTAGGCCTAAAGCATACTATAAAGGGGAAATAGGAAAGAAATATATTCCAATTGATAGTAGGTAA
- a CDS encoding KaiC domain-containing protein — translation MMIRLSTGIPEFDKLIEGGIPQGFFVAVTGEPGTGKTIFSLHFIAEGLREGDNCIYVTTEESRDSIVRQAKQFNWDFEEYMEKKLIIIDALMKEKEDEWSLTELNAEELVNKVIEAKQKLGTGRARLVIDSVSALFLDKPAMARKISYYLKRVLNKWKFTIYATSQYAITTSQAFGFGVEHVADGIIRFRRAIKDGMLHRYVLIEKMRQTNHDKYVWEIDIKPGKGIVLLGKINERREDYALPPKVMQKIKEANEDKIT, via the coding sequence ATTATGATTAGACTGTCAACTGGTATACCAGAATTTGATAAACTTATAGAGGGAGGGATACCTCAAGGATTCTTTGTTGCAGTTACTGGAGAGCCTGGTACTGGGAAGACTATTTTCTCTTTACATTTTATTGCTGAGGGACTTAGGGAAGGAGATAACTGTATATATGTTACTACTGAGGAAAGTAGAGATTCGATTGTAAGACAAGCAAAGCAGTTTAATTGGGATTTCGAAGAGTATATGGAGAAGAAACTGATTATCATAGATGCATTAATGAAAGAAAAAGAGGATGAATGGAGTTTAACAGAGCTGAATGCTGAGGAGTTAGTGAATAAAGTTATAGAAGCTAAACAAAAATTAGGGACTGGAAGAGCAAGACTAGTTATTGATTCAGTAAGTGCCCTATTTCTTGATAAACCCGCTATGGCTAGAAAAATAAGTTATTACTTAAAGAGAGTATTAAATAAATGGAAGTTTACTATTTACGCTACGTCGCAATATGCAATTACAACATCGCAAGCCTTTGGATTTGGAGTAGAACATGTAGCTGATGGAATAATAAGATTTAGAAGAGCTATAAAGGACGGAATGTTGCATAGATACGTTCTCATAGAAAAAATGAGACAAACTAATCATGATAAATACGTTTGGGAGATTGATATTAAGCCAGGAAAAGGAATTGTATTACTAGGTAAAATAAACGAGAGAAGAGAGGATTATGCATTACCTCCTAAAGTTATGCAAAAGATTAAGGAAGCTAATGAGGATAAAATTACATAA
- a CDS encoding DUF47 domain-containing protein has protein sequence MIKIRINKEEELFSKLVKMGEDIKTACETLKQLFLGAIYNNEDAVSSNLVKIKTITEKIAMAREEILELLYGGAFLPDFKEAMVMLTQALYHTSTSIKDSARSLASRKPSEKCIISIRESLLSYLSLIQEASEKVILMLSTLSRDMQEALKVGREIQMLERAGDDMKDTLITKLYELEKEIDLITILQMRDVIFFLDDILDSMEDATLSVEILYATLKA, from the coding sequence TTGATAAAAATTAGGATAAATAAAGAGGAAGAATTATTCAGTAAGTTAGTTAAGATGGGTGAAGATATTAAAACTGCTTGTGAAACATTAAAGCAACTATTTCTAGGTGCAATTTATAATAATGAAGATGCGGTTAGTAGTAATTTAGTAAAAATAAAGACTATAACTGAAAAAATAGCAATGGCTAGAGAAGAAATTTTAGAACTTTTATACGGTGGAGCGTTTTTACCCGATTTTAAGGAGGCCATGGTAATGTTAACTCAAGCATTATACCATACGAGTACATCTATAAAAGATTCAGCAAGATCTCTAGCATCAAGAAAGCCCTCTGAAAAATGCATTATCAGTATAAGGGAAAGTCTATTATCTTATCTTTCTCTTATTCAAGAAGCTTCAGAAAAAGTAATATTAATGCTTTCAACTCTTTCAAGAGATATGCAAGAAGCCCTGAAAGTAGGCAGGGAAATACAAATGTTGGAAAGAGCTGGAGATGATATGAAAGATACTCTAATAACAAAACTTTATGAATTGGAGAAAGAAATCGATTTAATAACAATTTTACAAATGCGTGATGTAATCTTCTTCCTTGACGATATTTTAGATTCAATGGAGGATGCAACTTTAAGTGTAGAAATTCTATATGCAACGTTAAAGGCCTAA
- a CDS encoding GMP synthase subunit A, whose protein sequence is MKIAVIYFGGQYNHLIVKDLKYLGLNAVLITPEKPVEILKDYDCIIFGGGPYSVITELNKMGNAVDYVLRTSQPKLGICLGHQLLAKVLGGEVTKATKPEYGLVKVNINDEDTILRGLSPSINAWESHTDEVISPPQGFRILANSENAKVQAMVNKDNTIFGVQFHPEVKHTEKGIEVFKNFIEACKK, encoded by the coding sequence GTGAAAATTGCTGTAATTTATTTTGGAGGTCAATATAATCACTTAATAGTCAAAGACTTAAAATATCTAGGTTTAAATGCTGTTCTTATAACTCCAGAAAAACCGGTTGAAATTCTAAAAGATTATGATTGTATAATTTTTGGCGGAGGTCCTTATTCGGTTATTACAGAGTTAAACAAAATGGGTAATGCTGTAGATTATGTCCTTAGAACTTCTCAACCTAAACTAGGCATCTGCTTAGGTCATCAATTATTAGCAAAGGTTCTAGGTGGTGAAGTAACGAAGGCAACAAAACCAGAGTATGGATTAGTAAAAGTGAACATAAACGATGAAGATACCATCTTAAGAGGATTATCACCATCTATTAATGCCTGGGAAAGTCATACCGATGAAGTAATTTCTCCACCTCAAGGGTTCAGAATTTTAGCAAATAGTGAAAATGCTAAAGTCCAAGCAATGGTAAATAAGGACAATACAATATTTGGAGTGCAGTTTCATCCAGAAGTTAAGCATACCGAAAAAGGCATAGAAGTATTTAAGAATTTCATAGAAGCTTGCAAGAAATAG
- a CDS encoding protein-tyrosine phosphatase family protein → MYWVRKGIIGGSPIPYTEDELDEWKREGVKRILILPEEWEIEEAWGSMDYYFSLLREKGFEFLHEPIPDGYAPTFDQFLRIYEWLKKGYANLVHCVGGIGRTGTIIAGYLMFEEDLDSGEAIEEVRNYRPGAVQTYEQQLFLLQLEKMKEKWRTIL, encoded by the coding sequence ATGTACTGGGTTAGAAAAGGTATAATTGGCGGATCTCCCATACCTTATACAGAAGATGAACTAGATGAATGGAAAAGAGAAGGAGTAAAAAGAATTCTTATTTTACCAGAAGAATGGGAAATAGAAGAAGCTTGGGGTTCAATGGATTATTATTTCTCTCTCTTAAGAGAGAAAGGATTTGAATTTTTACATGAACCAATACCAGATGGTTATGCACCAACTTTCGATCAGTTCCTTAGAATTTATGAATGGTTAAAAAAAGGTTATGCAAATCTTGTTCACTGTGTTGGTGGTATTGGAAGAACTGGAACAATTATAGCAGGGTATTTAATGTTCGAGGAAGATTTAGATAGTGGAGAAGCAATTGAAGAAGTAAGAAATTATAGGCCCGGGGCTGTACAAACTTATGAGCAACAATTGTTTCTCTTACAACTTGAAAAGATGAAGGAGAAATGGAGGACTATATTATAG
- a CDS encoding RuvB-like helicase — protein sequence MAEIREIRKIERERASIHSHISGLGLDEKGKAKFKADGLVGQTEAREAAGIVVQLIKQGKMAGKGVLFVGPPGTGKTALAVAIAKELGEDTPFTTMNASEVYSTELKKTEILTQAIRKSIGVRIKQRRIVYEGVVKDVKLKVARSRLNPYAVMPREAQIVLATKDEEKTLNVGDSIAEQLVQLNVKKGDVIWIDAQTGEVSKVGKAKGFEGAKTYDIETIRQVDIPTGPVKKEKETTITVTLHDLDLNVAARNISITALFSFFTEREINSEIRESVDKLVKDMINRGEAELVPGVLFIDDAHMLDIEAFSFLTKALEADLAPILILATNRGITKIRGTDIESPHGMPLDLLDRLLIIPTRPYTADEIREILKIRADEIDVHLEEKALETLTKLGVEYSLRYSVQLLEPSYVIAQRNGRNVIKEEDVLEASKLFSDFRRSVEYVKEYEKLLLK from the coding sequence ATGGCAGAGATTAGAGAGATAAGAAAGATTGAACGCGAAAGAGCAAGTATTCATAGTCATATTTCTGGATTAGGTTTAGATGAAAAAGGAAAAGCCAAATTTAAGGCTGATGGTCTAGTTGGGCAAACAGAAGCACGTGAAGCTGCAGGTATTGTCGTTCAACTTATCAAACAAGGTAAAATGGCCGGAAAAGGGGTACTATTCGTAGGCCCTCCTGGAACTGGAAAAACGGCCTTAGCTGTTGCAATAGCCAAAGAGCTTGGAGAAGACACACCCTTTACTACAATGAATGCTTCTGAAGTTTATTCGACAGAGTTAAAGAAGACAGAAATACTCACACAAGCTATTAGAAAATCAATAGGCGTTAGGATTAAGCAAAGGAGAATTGTTTATGAAGGTGTAGTAAAGGATGTAAAATTAAAAGTAGCAAGAAGTAGATTAAATCCTTATGCTGTTATGCCTAGAGAAGCACAAATAGTTCTAGCTACTAAGGATGAGGAGAAAACACTAAATGTGGGAGATAGCATTGCTGAACAACTAGTTCAACTTAATGTAAAAAAGGGAGATGTAATATGGATCGACGCTCAAACTGGAGAGGTAAGTAAAGTTGGTAAGGCTAAGGGGTTTGAAGGAGCTAAAACTTATGATATAGAAACTATTAGACAAGTTGATATTCCTACTGGCCCGGTTAAGAAGGAAAAAGAAACCACAATAACTGTAACATTACATGATTTAGATTTAAACGTAGCAGCTAGAAATATTTCTATAACAGCGTTATTTAGTTTCTTTACAGAAAGAGAAATAAACAGTGAGATAAGAGAAAGTGTAGATAAATTAGTAAAAGATATGATAAATAGGGGAGAAGCTGAACTCGTACCTGGTGTATTATTTATTGATGATGCACATATGTTAGATATAGAAGCATTCTCATTCTTAACTAAAGCATTAGAAGCTGACCTAGCACCAATATTAATTTTAGCTACTAATAGAGGTATAACAAAAATAAGGGGTACCGACATAGAATCTCCACACGGTATGCCACTAGATCTACTCGATAGATTACTAATAATACCTACAAGACCATATACTGCTGATGAAATAAGAGAAATTCTAAAAATAAGAGCAGACGAAATTGATGTTCATCTAGAAGAGAAAGCGTTAGAGACTTTAACGAAGCTAGGCGTAGAATATAGTTTAAGATATTCCGTCCAGCTCCTTGAGCCTTCTTATGTAATTGCACAAAGAAACGGTAGAAATGTGATAAAAGAAGAAGATGTACTAGAAGCATCGAAATTGTTCTCAGATTTCAGAAGAAGTGTGGAATATGTTAAGGAATACGAGAAATTACTACTAAAATGA